A genomic window from Salvia miltiorrhiza cultivar Shanhuang (shh) chromosome 5, IMPLAD_Smil_shh, whole genome shotgun sequence includes:
- the LOC130986566 gene encoding pathogenesis-related thaumatin-like protein 3.5: MVGISQPHLLLLLLQLFSIGLLRMASAALFTLQNSCSYTVWPGTISGNGAAVLGGGGFALAPGDTVQLPAPEGWSGRFWARTGCNFNDAGEGQCATGDCGGAIRCAGGGVPPVSLAEFTIGSGAGGKDFYDVSLVDGYNVGISVQPSGGSGDCQSAGCVADVNASCPEELQVVDGGGAVVACRSACSAFGTPEFCCTGAHASPDTCAPTAYSDMFKSACPAAYSYAYDDLSSTCTCTASDYFIIFCPST; this comes from the exons ATGGTGGGCATATCGCAACCTCATCTcctgcttcttcttctccagCTCTTCTCCATAG GGCTGTTGAGAATGGCCTCGGCGGCGCTATTCACTCTCCAAAACAGCTGCAGTTACACCGTCTGGCCCGGCACGATCTCCGgcaacggcgccgccgtcctcgGTGGCGGCGGCTTCGCATTGGCCCCCGGAGACACCGTCCAGCTCCCGGCCCCGGAGGGCTGGTCCGGGCGTTTCTGGGCCCGGACCGGGTGCAACTTCAACGACGCTGGAGAGGGCCAGTGCGCCACCGGAGACTGCGGCGGCGCGATCCGGTGCGCCGGCGGCGGCGTCCCGCCGGTCTCCCTAGCGGAGTTCACCATCGGCAGCGGCGCGGGGGGGAAGGACTTCTACGACGTGAGCCTCGTGGACGGCTACAACGTGGGGATATCGGTGCAGCCCTCCGGCGGCTCCGGCGACTGCCAGTCCGCCGGGTGCGTGGCGGACGTCAACGCCAGCTGCCCCGAGGAGCTGCAGGTCGtcgacggcggcggcgcggTGGTGGCGTGCCGGAGCGCGTGCTCGGCGTTTGGGACGCCGGAGTTCTGCTGCACGGGCGCGCACGCGAGCCCGGACACGTGCGCGCCGACAGCGTACTCGGATATGTTCAAGAGTGCGTGCCCGGCGGCGTATAGCTACGCCTACGATGATTTGTCGAGCACATGCACTTGCACTGCCTCCGATTATTTCATCATCTTTTGCCCTTCAACCTGA